The following are encoded together in the Streptomyces rapamycinicus NRRL 5491 genome:
- a CDS encoding putative cobaltochelatase: MTITYPFSAIVGMDGLRLALLLNAVSPAVGGVLVRGEKGTAKSTAVRAIASLLPEVDVVAGCRFSCDPAAPDPSCPDGPHEPGTGEARPARMVELPVGASEDRLVGALDIERALSDGVKAFEPGLLADAHRGVLYVDEVNLLHDHLIDLLLDAAAMGASYVEREGVSVRHAARFLLVGTMNPEEGELRPQLLDRFGLTVEVAASRDTEERVEVVRRRLAYDEDPEGFAARWAADEEALRERIAAARALLPRVALGDRALRQIAAVCAGFEVDGMRADIVTARTATALAAWAGRTDVRTEDVRGAALLSLPHRRRRAPFDAPGLDEDKLDEILRRFEEDDPEPDPDPDPGPEDGPGGPGPDDAGGPEDGPREGADDGAREQAPPAEPEPSVPDQRTGEHETADRETDSAPADRDGGAGEADGGAGGERAAVGAAEPFRTRRLDVPGLGEGAAGRRSRARSAHGRTTGARRPRGTLSALHLSATVRAAAPHQLARGRRGPGLLVRRDDLREAVREGREGNLVLFVVDASGSMAARKRMSAIKGAVLSLLLDAYQRRDKVGLITFRGADAELALPPTSSVDTAAARLERLPTGGRTPLAAGLLKAREVLRVERLRDPARRPLLVVVTDGRATEARRSGGPTPVERAGRAARMLAGDGVASVVVDCESGPVRLGLAGALARELRGTPVTLDELRADSVTALVRDVRTVSNPRRAA; this comes from the coding sequence GTGACCATCACCTATCCCTTCAGCGCGATCGTCGGCATGGACGGCCTGCGGCTCGCCCTGCTCCTCAACGCCGTCTCGCCCGCCGTGGGCGGCGTCCTGGTGCGCGGCGAGAAGGGCACGGCCAAGAGCACCGCCGTAAGAGCGATCGCCTCGCTGCTGCCCGAGGTGGACGTGGTGGCCGGGTGCCGGTTCTCCTGCGATCCGGCCGCGCCCGACCCGTCCTGCCCGGACGGGCCCCATGAGCCGGGCACGGGCGAGGCGCGCCCCGCGCGGATGGTCGAACTGCCCGTGGGCGCCTCCGAGGACCGGCTGGTGGGCGCGCTCGACATCGAGCGGGCGCTGTCGGACGGCGTGAAGGCGTTCGAGCCCGGGCTGCTCGCGGACGCCCACCGCGGGGTGCTCTACGTCGACGAGGTCAATCTGCTGCACGACCATCTGATCGACCTGCTGCTCGACGCGGCCGCCATGGGCGCCTCCTATGTGGAGCGCGAGGGGGTGTCCGTACGGCATGCGGCGCGCTTCCTCCTGGTGGGCACCATGAACCCCGAAGAGGGCGAGCTGCGGCCGCAGTTGCTGGACCGCTTCGGTCTCACGGTGGAGGTCGCGGCGTCCCGCGACACCGAGGAGCGGGTCGAGGTGGTGCGGCGGCGGCTGGCGTACGACGAGGACCCCGAGGGGTTCGCGGCGCGCTGGGCGGCGGACGAGGAGGCCCTGCGGGAGCGCATCGCGGCGGCCCGCGCCCTGCTGCCGCGGGTGGCCCTCGGCGACCGCGCACTGCGGCAGATCGCGGCGGTGTGCGCCGGGTTCGAGGTGGACGGGATGCGCGCGGACATCGTGACGGCCCGTACGGCGACCGCGCTGGCCGCCTGGGCGGGGCGCACCGACGTCCGGACGGAGGACGTACGGGGGGCCGCGCTGCTGTCGCTCCCCCACCGCCGGCGGCGGGCGCCGTTCGACGCGCCGGGGCTCGACGAGGACAAACTCGACGAGATCCTGCGGCGGTTCGAGGAGGACGACCCGGAGCCGGATCCGGACCCGGACCCGGGTCCCGAGGACGGGCCGGGCGGCCCCGGGCCGGATGACGCGGGCGGCCCCGAGGACGGACCGCGGGAGGGCGCGGATGACGGGGCGCGCGAGCAGGCGCCGCCCGCCGAACCCGAGCCGTCCGTACCCGACCAGCGCACGGGTGAGCACGAGACGGCCGACCGCGAAACCGACTCCGCCCCGGCCGACCGCGACGGCGGGGCGGGCGAAGCGGACGGCGGTGCGGGCGGGGAGCGGGCGGCCGTGGGCGCCGCCGAACCGTTCCGGACCCGGCGGCTCGACGTCCCCGGCCTGGGCGAGGGCGCGGCAGGGCGGCGCTCGCGCGCCCGCAGCGCGCACGGCCGCACCACCGGCGCGCGCCGCCCGCGGGGGACGCTCTCCGCGCTGCATCTGTCGGCGACCGTCCGGGCGGCCGCCCCGCATCAGCTGGCGCGCGGCCGGCGCGGGCCCGGGCTGCTGGTGCGCCGGGACGATCTGCGCGAGGCGGTGCGCGAGGGCCGGGAGGGCAACCTCGTCCTGTTCGTGGTGGACGCGTCGGGCTCGATGGCCGCGCGCAAGCGGATGAGCGCGATCAAGGGCGCGGTGCTGTCGCTGCTGCTCGACGCCTACCAGCGGCGGGACAAGGTCGGGCTGATCACCTTCCGGGGCGCGGACGCCGAGCTGGCGCTGCCGCCCACCTCGTCGGTGGACACGGCCGCCGCACGGCTGGAGCGGCTGCCGACGGGCGGCCGCACGCCGCTGGCGGCCGGGCTGCTGAAGGCCCGGGAGGTACTTCGGGTGGAGCGGCTGCGGGATCCCGCACGCCGTCCGCTGCTGGTCGTGGTGACCGACGGGCGGGCCACGGAGGCGCGGCGGTCCGGCGGGCCCACACCGGTCGAGCGGGCCGGGCGCGCGGCGCGGATGCTCGCGGGCGACGGGGTCGCCTCGGTGGTCGTGGACTGCGAGTCGGGGCCGGTGCGGCTGGGGCTCGCGGGCGCGCTCGCGCGCGAACTGCGGGGCACGCCGGTGACACTCGACGAGCTGCGCGCGGACAGTGTGACCGCGCTGGTGCGGGATGTACGAACCGTTTCCAACCCTCGGAGGGCCGCCTGA
- a CDS encoding cobyric acid synthase, with protein MSGIRGKGGTDGSGARGGGLLVAGTTSDAGKSVVTAGICRWLARKGVSVAPFKAQNMSLNSFVTREGAEIGRAQAMQAAAARVEPSALMNPVLLKPGSDRSSQVVLLGKPVGELSARGYFGGPGAPSPGERLSAGREELLGTVTECLEELRRTHDAVICEGAGSPAEINLRRTDIVNMGLARAAGLPVVVVGDIDRGGVFASFFGTTALLSAADQRHVAAYLVNKFRGDVSLLEPGLQMLRGLTGRPTVGVLPFAHGLGIDEEDGLRVSLRGTVRESVVAPPYGADVLRIAVAAVPLMSNFTDVDALAAEPGVIVRFVDRPEELADADLVVLPGTRGTVRALEWLRERGLADAIARRAAEGRPVLGVCGGFQALGERIEDEVESRAGKVAGLGLLPVRVRFAAEKTLARPVGEALGERVEGYEIHHGVAELLDGAEEPFLDGCRVGSVWGTHWHGSLESDGFRRAFLRRVAAAAGRAFVPAPDTRFGELREEQLDRLGDLIEEHADTDALLRLIEEGVPEGLPFVPPGAPGGTT; from the coding sequence ATGAGTGGGATACGCGGTAAGGGCGGCACGGACGGTTCCGGGGCGCGCGGTGGGGGGCTGCTCGTCGCGGGCACGACCTCCGACGCGGGCAAGAGCGTGGTGACGGCCGGGATCTGCCGGTGGCTCGCCCGTAAGGGCGTCAGCGTGGCGCCGTTCAAGGCGCAGAACATGTCGCTCAACTCCTTCGTCACCCGGGAGGGGGCGGAGATCGGGCGGGCGCAGGCCATGCAGGCCGCCGCCGCGCGCGTCGAGCCGAGCGCGCTGATGAACCCGGTCCTGCTGAAGCCGGGCAGCGACCGCAGCAGCCAAGTGGTGCTGCTGGGCAAGCCGGTGGGCGAGCTGAGCGCGCGCGGGTACTTCGGCGGGCCCGGAGCCCCCTCGCCCGGTGAGAGGCTCTCCGCGGGGCGGGAGGAGCTGCTGGGGACCGTCACGGAGTGCCTGGAGGAGCTGCGGCGCACCCATGACGCGGTGATCTGCGAGGGCGCGGGCAGCCCGGCCGAGATCAATCTGCGCCGCACCGACATCGTCAACATGGGGCTGGCGCGGGCCGCCGGGCTTCCGGTCGTGGTGGTCGGGGACATCGACCGCGGTGGCGTCTTCGCGTCCTTCTTCGGCACGACCGCGCTGCTGTCGGCGGCGGACCAACGGCATGTGGCCGCCTACTTGGTGAACAAGTTCCGCGGCGATGTGAGCCTTCTGGAGCCCGGGCTCCAGATGCTGCGCGGCCTCACCGGACGCCCGACCGTCGGGGTGCTCCCGTTCGCCCACGGGCTGGGGATCGACGAGGAGGACGGGCTGCGGGTGTCGCTGCGCGGCACGGTGCGGGAGAGCGTCGTGGCGCCCCCTTACGGCGCGGACGTCCTGCGGATCGCGGTCGCCGCCGTGCCGCTGATGTCCAACTTCACGGACGTGGACGCGCTGGCGGCAGAGCCGGGCGTGATCGTGCGGTTCGTGGATCGGCCCGAGGAGCTGGCCGACGCCGATCTGGTGGTGCTGCCGGGCACCCGGGGCACTGTAAGGGCGCTGGAGTGGCTGCGTGAGCGCGGGCTGGCCGACGCGATCGCCAGGCGGGCCGCCGAGGGCCGTCCGGTGCTGGGCGTCTGCGGCGGCTTCCAGGCGCTCGGGGAGCGCATCGAGGACGAGGTCGAGTCAAGGGCCGGGAAGGTCGCCGGGCTCGGGCTGCTGCCGGTGCGGGTGCGGTTCGCGGCCGAGAAGACCCTGGCCCGGCCGGTGGGCGAGGCGCTCGGCGAGCGGGTGGAGGGCTACGAGATCCACCACGGGGTCGCCGAGTTGCTGGACGGGGCCGAGGAGCCCTTCCTGGACGGCTGCCGGGTGGGCTCGGTATGGGGCACGCACTGGCACGGCTCGCTGGAGAGCGACGGCTTCCGGCGGGCGTTTCTGCGGCGGGTGGCCGCCGCGGCGGGCCGGGCGTTCGTCCCCGCGCCGGACACCCGCTTCGGCGAACTGCGCGAGGAGCAGCTCGACCGCCTCGGCGACCTGATCGAGGAGCACGCCGACACCGACGCGCTGCTGCGGCTCATCGAGGAGGGCGTCCCGGAGGGCCTGCCGTTCGTCCCTCCGGGGGCGCCGGGCGGGACGACATGA
- a CDS encoding cobalamin biosynthesis protein, translated as MRADHASFACGAALGFLGDLATGDPRRGHPVAAFGRAAAAAERRLWRDHRGYGALHTALCAGGAAAGAALLSRAVRGLDGRRGAEVALTAAATWAVLGGTSLGREARAVGGALAAGDLEVARERLPHLCGRDPQALDGPQIARAVVESVAENTSDAVVGALVWGAVGGVPGLIGFRAVNTLDAMVGHKSPRYRRFGWAAARLDDVAGWPGARLTAALATLAGPDPRGAWRAWRRDGRRHPSPNAGPVEASFAGALGVRLGGTLAYGGRVEHRPVLNSGGRPVESADIERAIRLSRRVGVLALGLSIVARPVLRTMTGRPRALGRGGG; from the coding sequence ATGCGTGCCGACCACGCCTCGTTCGCGTGCGGCGCCGCCCTCGGCTTCCTCGGCGACCTCGCCACGGGTGATCCGCGCCGCGGCCATCCGGTGGCCGCGTTCGGGCGCGCCGCCGCGGCCGCCGAGCGCCGGCTGTGGCGCGACCACCGGGGTTACGGGGCCCTGCACACCGCGTTGTGCGCGGGCGGCGCGGCCGCCGGTGCCGCGCTGCTGAGCCGCGCCGTACGGGGCCTTGACGGCCGCCGTGGCGCGGAGGTCGCGCTGACCGCCGCCGCCACCTGGGCCGTGCTGGGCGGCACGAGCCTGGGCCGTGAGGCACGGGCCGTCGGCGGGGCGCTGGCCGCCGGGGACCTCGAGGTCGCCCGGGAGCGGCTGCCGCATCTGTGCGGCCGCGATCCGCAGGCGCTGGACGGGCCGCAGATAGCCCGCGCGGTCGTCGAATCGGTGGCCGAGAACACCTCCGACGCGGTCGTGGGCGCGCTGGTGTGGGGCGCCGTGGGCGGAGTGCCGGGGCTCATAGGTTTCCGCGCCGTCAACACCCTGGACGCCATGGTGGGCCACAAGTCGCCGCGCTACCGGCGGTTCGGCTGGGCGGCGGCCCGGCTGGACGATGTGGCCGGCTGGCCCGGTGCGCGCCTTACGGCGGCCCTGGCGACGCTCGCGGGCCCCGATCCGCGCGGTGCGTGGCGCGCCTGGCGGCGCGACGGCCGGCGCCATCCGAGCCCCAACGCGGGCCCCGTGGAGGCGTCCTTCGCGGGTGCGCTCGGCGTCCGGCTGGGCGGCACCCTCGCGTACGGCGGCCGGGTCGAGCACCGGCCGGTGCTCAACTCCGGCGGGCGGCCGGTGGAGTCGGCCGACATCGAGCGGGCGATACGGCTGTCGCGGCGCGTCGGCGTCCTGGCGCTCGGGTTGTCCATAGTGGCCCGGCCGGTCCTGAGGACGATGACGGGGCGGCCCCGGGCCTTGGGAAGGGGCGGCGGATGA
- a CDS encoding inorganic phosphate transporter produces the protein MEHITLLIGIVIVTALVFDFTNGFHDTANAMATTISTGALGPRVAVAMSAVLNLVGAFLSVEVAKTISGGIIDEGSGIQPEVIFAGLVGAILWNLVTWLAGLPSSSSHALFGGLIGATVVSVGLDGVNGDAIVMKVLIPAVAAPIVAGIATLAATRLTYRLGRDRSPEDTAKGYRAGQIASAALVSLAHGTNDAQKTMGVITLALVTGNVVAPDSDPPLWVIVSAGLAIALGTYLGGWRIIRTMGKGITDIQPPQGFAAQTGAATVILASSHIGFALSTTQVCSGAVMGAGVGRKGAVVRWSTAGRMVVAWVLTLPAAGLVAGAAALLADQGNAGITAVAVLAVLACGAIWMLSRRKPVDHTNVNEVGTQEPVGAVTAALRSVAPPPAGASSAAPGDTTPESTPEQPPTPAVASSTTR, from the coding sequence ATGGAACACATCACGCTTCTCATCGGGATCGTGATCGTCACGGCCTTGGTGTTCGACTTCACGAACGGTTTCCACGACACGGCTAACGCCATGGCCACCACCATCTCCACGGGAGCACTCGGGCCCAGGGTGGCGGTGGCGATGTCGGCCGTCCTCAATCTCGTCGGCGCGTTCCTGTCCGTGGAGGTGGCCAAGACCATCTCCGGCGGGATCATCGACGAGGGTTCCGGTATCCAGCCAGAAGTGATCTTCGCGGGACTCGTCGGCGCGATCCTGTGGAATCTGGTGACGTGGCTCGCCGGACTCCCCTCCAGCTCCTCGCACGCCCTGTTCGGCGGTCTGATCGGCGCCACCGTGGTCTCCGTGGGCCTGGACGGGGTCAACGGCGACGCGATCGTCATGAAGGTCCTGATCCCCGCCGTCGCCGCGCCGATCGTGGCCGGCATCGCCACGCTGGCCGCCACCCGGCTCACCTACCGGCTCGGCCGCGACCGCTCCCCGGAGGACACCGCGAAGGGCTACCGCGCGGGGCAGATCGCCTCGGCCGCCCTGGTCTCCCTGGCCCACGGCACCAATGACGCCCAGAAGACGATGGGCGTGATCACCCTGGCGCTGGTCACCGGGAACGTGGTGGCGCCCGACTCCGACCCGCCGCTGTGGGTCATCGTCTCGGCGGGTCTGGCCATCGCGCTCGGCACCTACCTGGGCGGCTGGCGCATCATCCGCACCATGGGCAAGGGCATCACCGACATCCAGCCGCCGCAGGGCTTCGCCGCCCAGACCGGCGCCGCCACCGTCATCCTCGCCTCCTCCCACATCGGTTTCGCGCTGTCCACCACCCAGGTCTGCTCCGGCGCCGTCATGGGCGCGGGTGTCGGCCGTAAGGGCGCCGTGGTGCGCTGGTCGACCGCGGGCCGGATGGTGGTCGCCTGGGTGCTGACCCTGCCGGCCGCCGGTCTGGTGGCGGGCGCCGCCGCGCTCCTGGCCGACCAGGGGAACGCGGGAATCACGGCGGTGGCCGTGCTCGCCGTCCTGGCCTGCGGGGCGATCTGGATGCTGTCGCGCCGCAAGCCCGTGGACCACACCAACGTCAACGAGGTCGGCACCCAGGAGCCGGTGGGCGCCGTCACGGCCGCCCTGCGGTCCGTGGCCCCGCCGCCCGCCGGTGCGTCGAGCGCCGCCCCCGGGGACACCACCCCGGAGAGCACGCCCGAGCAGCCCCCCACCCCCGCCGTCGCGAGCAGCACCACCCGCTAA